The Orenia marismortui DSM 5156 genome has a window encoding:
- the treP gene encoding PTS system trehalose-specific EIIBC component — protein MSKFSKEAEKLLEYIGGKENISAVSHCVTRMRFVLNDTKKSDIDKIESISCVKGTFAQAGQFQVIIGNEVSDFYNEFAKISGVSGVSKDAAKKNARQNLNWLQRLISHLAEIFTPLIPALVVGGLILGFRNVIGDIKLLEGGTKTLTEVSQFWAGIHHFLWLIGEAIFHFLPVGITWSISKKMGATEILGIILGITLVSPQLLNAYGVAGGAEAPVWDFGFTQIKMIGYQAQVIPAILAGFTLASLEKWLRKFVPEYISMILIPFLALVPTVLLAHTVLGPIGWTVGSYISNIVYVGLTSAFGWLFAAVFGFAYAPLVITGLHHMTNAIDLQLMSEFGGTNLWPMIALSNIAQGSAVLAIIYLNRDDEEEKQVSIPAAISCYLGVTEPAMFGINLKYIFPFLAAMIGSAIAGLVSVSSGVMANSIGVGGLPGILSIQPQHILMFAVSMLIAIIVPFILTIFFARHKIATGRKKI, from the coding sequence ATGTCTAAATTTTCAAAAGAAGCAGAAAAATTATTAGAGTATATTGGTGGGAAAGAGAATATTTCAGCAGTATCACATTGTGTAACAAGGATGCGTTTTGTATTAAATGATACTAAGAAATCAGATATTGATAAGATTGAAAGTATTAGTTGTGTAAAGGGTACCTTTGCTCAAGCTGGTCAGTTCCAAGTTATCATTGGTAATGAAGTATCAGATTTTTATAATGAATTTGCAAAGATTTCAGGTGTATCTGGTGTTAGTAAAGATGCTGCTAAGAAAAATGCTAGGCAGAATCTAAATTGGTTACAGAGATTAATATCACACTTGGCTGAAATCTTTACACCATTAATTCCAGCTTTGGTAGTTGGAGGTTTGATCTTAGGATTTAGAAATGTAATTGGAGATATCAAGTTATTAGAAGGTGGGACTAAGACTTTAACAGAGGTTTCTCAATTTTGGGCAGGAATTCATCACTTTTTATGGTTGATTGGTGAAGCTATCTTTCACTTCCTACCTGTAGGAATCACTTGGTCTATCTCTAAAAAGATGGGTGCTACAGAGATATTAGGTATCATATTAGGTATTACTTTGGTATCGCCACAGTTATTGAATGCCTATGGTGTAGCTGGTGGAGCAGAAGCACCAGTATGGGACTTTGGATTTACACAAATTAAGATGATTGGTTATCAAGCACAGGTTATTCCAGCTATTTTAGCAGGATTTACTTTAGCTAGTTTAGAAAAATGGTTACGTAAATTTGTTCCAGAGTATATTTCAATGATTTTAATTCCATTCTTAGCATTAGTACCAACTGTATTATTAGCCCATACTGTATTAGGTCCAATTGGTTGGACAGTTGGTTCTTATATTTCTAATATTGTATATGTAGGGTTAACATCAGCTTTTGGTTGGTTATTTGCAGCAGTATTTGGTTTTGCCTATGCACCATTAGTAATCACAGGATTGCACCATATGACAAATGCTATTGATTTACAGTTAATGAGTGAGTTTGGGGGAACTAATCTATGGCCGATGATTGCTTTATCTAACATTGCTCAAGGTTCTGCAGTATTAGCGATAATTTATTTAAATAGAGATGATGAGGAAGAGAAACAGGTTTCTATTCCAGCAGCAATCTCATGTTATTTAGGAGTAACTGAACCAGCTATGTTTGGTATTAATCTAAAATATATATTCCCATTCTTAGCTGCTATGATCGGTTCAGCAATTGCTGGCTTAGTTTCAGTGAGTTCAGGAGTTATGGCTAACTCAATTGGTGTTGGAGGATTACCAGGTATTTTATCAATTCAACCACAGCATATATTAATGTTTGCTGTTTCTATGCTAATAGCAATAATTGTTCCATTTATCTTAACTATCTTCTTTGCTAGACATAAGATTGCAACTGGAAGAAAGAAGATATAG
- a CDS encoding rhodanese-like domain-containing protein codes for MIFDALFGSKVEAISPKETEEKLAKANVQILDVRTKEEYNQGHIPNSINIEVTEVENNLDKINKNNEIITVCASGMRSNRAAKKLVDLGYEKVKNMKGGMMAWKGKVE; via the coding sequence ATGATCTTTGATGCTTTATTTGGATCAAAGGTAGAGGCGATATCTCCTAAAGAAACAGAAGAGAAATTAGCTAAAGCTAATGTACAAATATTAGATGTTAGAACTAAAGAAGAGTATAATCAAGGGCATATTCCTAATTCAATTAATATTGAAGTAACAGAAGTAGAGAACAATTTAGATAAAATAAATAAGAATAATGAAATTATCACTGTTTGTGCATCTGGGATGAGAAGTAATAGAGCCGCTAAAAAATTAGTGGATTTAGGATATGAGAAAGTAAAGAATATGAAGGGTGGAATGATGGCCTGGAAAGGGAAAGTAGAATAA
- a CDS encoding thioredoxin family protein, with translation MEFTKVTSESFEQKVLGAEVPVLLEFSYKYCSACQEVKEFLKDNIDIEEIKLLEIDISTNQKMAEKYNVDKTPTLLLFSHGKERGRHIGYLDQDELEELLSQLSIISRIKEIIMELF, from the coding sequence ATGGAATTTACTAAAGTAACTTCTGAAAGTTTTGAGCAGAAGGTTTTAGGAGCAGAAGTTCCTGTCTTGTTAGAATTTTCTTATAAATATTGTTCAGCTTGTCAAGAGGTCAAGGAGTTTCTTAAAGATAATATAGATATAGAAGAGATAAAGCTCTTGGAGATAGATATCTCTACAAATCAAAAAATGGCTGAGAAATATAATGTTGATAAAACACCAACATTATTACTATTTAGCCATGGTAAAGAGCGTGGCAGGCATATAGGATATCTTGACCAAGATGAATTAGAAGAGTTATTAAGTCAATTATCAATAATTAGTAGGATAAAGGAGATTATAATGGAGCTGTTCTAA
- a CDS encoding 4Fe-4S binding protein translates to MRKKGFIGFVGRWSWLLIVAFLVLGWQHPIIGSLALVCMIAPIIVAAWKGGRVWCGAVCPRGSFNDNILSKISRSVEIPSIFKTIWFRVLFFIFLIYNFISGVIKANGDLVKIGFVFYKIIFLTTAITILFGIIFNERTWCSFCPMGSLSALITKIKRKLNERPKRIRVDQDKCVNCKICEKECPIGLTPYDFTNNNDKDLDCLHCEECVYACPVNALERK, encoded by the coding sequence ATGAGGAAAAAAGGATTTATTGGATTTGTTGGTAGGTGGAGTTGGCTTCTAATAGTGGCTTTTTTAGTATTAGGGTGGCAACACCCAATTATCGGTAGTTTGGCTTTAGTCTGTATGATTGCTCCTATTATAGTAGCAGCTTGGAAAGGTGGAAGAGTTTGGTGTGGAGCCGTATGTCCAAGAGGAAGCTTTAATGATAATATATTAAGTAAAATTAGTAGAAGTGTAGAGATACCTTCCATTTTTAAGACAATATGGTTTAGAGTTTTGTTCTTTATCTTCTTAATATATAATTTTATATCAGGAGTTATTAAAGCCAATGGTGATTTAGTAAAGATAGGTTTTGTTTTCTACAAAATTATATTTTTAACTACAGCAATTACAATTTTATTTGGTATCATATTCAATGAGAGAACTTGGTGTTCTTTCTGTCCTATGGGGTCATTATCTGCTTTAATTACTAAAATTAAACGTAAATTAAATGAAAGGCCCAAGAGAATTAGAGTTGACCAGGACAAATGTGTTAATTGTAAGATTTGTGAAAAAGAATGTCCTATAGGATTAACACCTTATGATTTTACTAACAATAATGATAAAGATTTGGATTGTTTACATTGTGAAGAATGTGTATATGCTTGTCCTGTTAATGCTTTGGAAAGAAAATAA